A genomic window from Labeo rohita strain BAU-BD-2019 chromosome 6, IGBB_LRoh.1.0, whole genome shotgun sequence includes:
- the pfkmb gene encoding phosphofructokinase, muscle b, whose translation MEAVLDSCVCVWQVCVCVWDVFVCVCQISSCLVELCVCILQLSLLLFHWIPHIGLAVFIWQFTHRKIEFDANHVYGAKISSSSVESKSQLCADGKPTSTKYLDRSPNVLSCSNTLHNGCHLINMQRSAPVDPTKMGIGKAIAVLTSGGDAQGMNAAVRATVRVGIYTGAKVYFVHEGYQGLVDGGDNIRQATWESVSMMLQLGGTVIGSARCQDFRSKEGRAKAACNLVKLGITNLCVIGGDGSLTGANEFRNEWSELLQILLKAGKITAEEAKRSSHLNIVGMVGSIDNDFCGTDMTIGTDSALHRIMEVVDAITTTAQSHQRAFILEVMGRHCGYLALVTALSCGADWVFIPEMPPDEGWEDHLCRRLTYQRSIGNRLNVIIVAEGALDRHGKPITCDIIKHLVTKKLGFDTRATILGHVQRGGTPSAFDRILGSRMGVEAVMALLEATPDTPACVVSLSGNMAVRLPLMECVQVTKEVTKAMAEGRFEEAVKLRGKSFENNWNTYKLLAHVTARDVKSNINIAILNVGAPCAGMNAAVRSAVRIGILQGHNMLAVHDGFDGLANGTIEPMTWGCVGGWTGKGGSNLGTKRSLPASMIEEISLNIAKFNIHALVIIGGFEAFVGGLELVTAREKYEELCIPLVVIPATVSNNVPGSDFSIGADTALNTITTTCDRIKQSAAGTKRRVFIIETMGGYCGYLATMAGLAAGADAAYIYEDPFGIHDLETNVEHLLEKMKTTVKRGLILRNEKCNANYTTDFLFNLYSEEGKGVFDCRKNVLGHMQQGGTPTPFDRNFGTKMGAKAVLWLTDKLKECYRHGRIFANTPDSACVLGMKKRAMIFQPLSDLKEDTDFEHRIPKTQWWLKLRPILKILAKYKINLDTSETATMEHVIKKRGAV comes from the exons ATGGAGGCAGTGTTggacagctgtgtgtgtgtctggcaGGTGTGTGTATGCGTTTGGGATGTGTTTGTATGCGTGTGTCAGATTAGTTCTTGTTTGGTAGAGCTGTGCGTGTGTATTCTGCAACTGTCTTTACTCCTGTTCCACTGGATCCCTCATATTGGGCTGGCGGTGTTCATCTGGCAGTTCACACACAGGAAGATTGAATTTGATGCTAATCATGTCTACG GAGCAAAAATTTCAAGTAGCAGTGTTGAATCAAAGTCCCAACTATGTGCTG ATGGGAAGCCCACTTCTACAAAGTATTTAGACAGATCCCCGAACGTCCTCAGCTGTTCCAACACCCTACACAATGGCT GCCATCTCATCAATATGCAACGTTCAGCACCTGTGGACCCCACGAAGATGGGCATTGGAAAGGCCATCGCCGTCCTCACCTCTGGAGGAGATGCACAAG gTATGAATGCTGCTGTCCGAGCCACGGTGAGGGTTGGGATCTACACCGGTGCGAAAGTCTATTTTGTACATGAG GGTTATCAGGGCCTAGTCGATGGAGGAGATAACATCCGACAAGCAACTTGGGAGAGCGTGTCAATGATGCTGCAGCTG GGTGGCACAGTGATTGGCAGTGCTCGCTGTCAGGACTTTCGCTCTAAGGAGGGTAGAGCTAAAGCAGCGTGTAACCTGGTAAAGTTGGGTATCACTAATCTGTGTGTTATTGGTGGAGATGGAAGCCTGACAGGCGCCAATGAGTTTCGCAATGAGTGGAGTGAACTGCTCCAAATCTTGCTGAAAGCAG GTAAAATCACAGCAGAAGAGGCTAAACGTTCATCTCATCTGAACATCGTCGGGATGGTTGGCTCCATCGACAATGATTTCTGTGGCACAGACATGACCATTGGCACTGATTCAGCTCTGCACAGGATCATGGAAGTAGTGGATGCCATCACAACAACAGCTCAGAg TCATCAAAGAGccttcattctggaagtgatgGGGAGGCATTGTGG atATTTGGCCTTAGTCACTGCCCTGTCATGTGGTGCTGATTGGGTTTTTATTCCTGAAATGCCTCCAGATGAAGGATGGGAGGATCATCTGTGCAGGAGACTTACCTAT CAAAGAAGCATTGGGAATCGTTTGAATGTCATCATTGTGGCAGAGGGTGCTTTGGATCGCCACGGCAAACCTATCACTTGTGATATTATCAAGCAC CTGGTCACTAAAAAGCTCGGCTTTGACACACGTGCCACTATTCTGGGTCATGTGCAGAGAGGAGGAACACCTTCGGCCTTCGACAGAATCTTG GGCAGTAGGATGGGAGTGGAAGCTGTGATGGCATTGCTAGAGGCCACTCCTGACACCCCTGCATGTGTGGTCAGTCTCTCTGGAAACATGGCTGTTCGACTGCCCCTCATGGAGTGTGTGCAAGTG ACAAAAGAAGTGACCAAAGCGATGGCAGAGGGCAGATTTGAGGAAGCTGTTAAGCTCAGGGGAAA GAGTTTTGAGAACAATTGGAACACATATAAACTCTTGGCCCATGTGACCGCCCGAGACGTTAAG AGTAATATAAACATAGCTATCCTGAACGTGGGAGCTCCGTGTGCAGGAATGAACGCAGCAGTCCGTTCAGCAGTCAGGATCGGTATCCTTCAAGGACACAACATGCTTGCCGTACATGACGGGTTCGATGGACTTGCAAACGGAACT ATTGAACCAATGACATGGGGATGCGTGGGAGGCTGGACAGGCAAAGGCGGTTCTAATTTAGGAACCAAGCG GTCACTGCCAGCTAGTATGATAGAAGAGATCAGTCTGAATATAGCCAAGTTTAACATTCATGCCCTTGTTATCATTGGAGGGTTTGAg GCTTTTGTTGGAGGTTTGGAATTGGTGACTGCCAGAGAAAAATATGAGGAGTTGTGTATTCCCCTTGTTGTTATTCCAGCTACTGTGTCTAATAACGTTCCTGGATCAGACTTCAGCATCGGTGCTGATACTGCTCTCAATACtatcacaact ACATGCGATAGGATCAAGCAATCTGCTGCTGGAACAAAGCGTAGAGTTTTCATCATTGAAACAATGGGGGGATACTGTGGATATCTGGCAACCATGGCAGGACTGGCTGCAGGCGCTGATGCTGCTTATATCTATGAAGACCCATTTGGCATTCATGACCTGGAG ACAAATGTGGAGCACTTATTGGAGAAGATGAAGACCACAGTGAAAAGAGGCCTCATCCTTAG GAATGAGAAATGTAATGCAAACTACACCACAGATTTTCTCTTCAACTTGTACTCGGAAGAGGGCAAAGGTGTTTTCGACTGCCGCAAGAATGTGCTTGGCCACATGCAGCAG gGTGGAACCCCTACACCATTTGATAGGAACTTTGGCACAAAGATGGGTGCTAAAGCAGTGTTATGGTTGACTGATAAACTGAAGGAGTGTTACAGACATG GCCGTATATTTGCTAACACACCGGACTCTGCCTGTGTTCTGGGAATGAAGAAGAGAGCCATGATCTTCCAGCCTCTCTCTGATCTCAAAGAGGACACTGACTTTGA